A region of Drosophila mauritiana strain mau12 chromosome 3L, ASM438214v1, whole genome shotgun sequence DNA encodes the following proteins:
- the LOC117140595 gene encoding dynein light chain roadblock-type 1, with protein MSKIYLKAMEDVVQRNTDNTNRITEQAQGFVVSENAGDSLLHTSFDLTTAQSIVKHLHASFLKLAQSCVRDLDTEDKLCFLRVKTRKQEFLVSPEDAFTVTVVL; from the coding sequence ATGTCGAAAATTTATCTGAAGGCCATGGAGGATGTGGTGCAGCGGAACACGGACAATACGAACCGGATTACGGAGCAGGCGCAGGGATTCGTCGTGTCGGAGAATGCCGGAGACAGTCTGCTGCACACTTCCTTCGATTTGACCACGGCCCAGTCGATTGTGAAGCACCTGCACGCCAGTTTCCTGAAATTGGCCCAGAGCTGCGTCCGTGATCTGGACACCGAAGATAAGCTGTGCTTCCTGCGCGTGAAAACCCGCAAGCAGGAATTCCTGGTTAGTCCAGAGGATGCCTTCACTGTGACCGTGGTATTGTAA
- the LOC117140594 gene encoding protein rhomboid isoform X2 yields the protein MSGKRTRSFKCAVHQRDREVCSENDFQLVLNEPPLFRKMVHAVAMEILPEERDRKYYADRYTCCPPPFFIILVTLVELGFFVYHSVVTGEAAPRGPIPSDSMFIYRPDKRHEIWRFLFYMVLHAGWLHLGFNVAVQLVFGLPLEMVHGSTRIACIYFSGVLAGSLGTSIFDPEVFLVGASGGVYALLAAHLANVLLNYHQMRYGVIKLLHILVFVSFDFGFAIYARYAGDELQLGSSSEFLAIDQTETAGAVSYVAHLAGAIAGLTIGLLVLKSFEQKLHEQLLWWIALGTYLALVVFAIAFNIMNGFAMFNIRVEKIRVTETIFNDFQV from the exons ATGAGCGGCAAGCGGACACGTAGCTTCAAGTGCGCCGTACACCAACGAGATCGTGAAGTCTGCTCCGAAAACGATTTCCAGCTGGTGCTGAACGAACCGCCACTCTTTCGCAAAATGGTGCACGCCGTGGCCATGGAGATCCTGCCCGAGGAGCGGGATCGCAAGTACTACGCCGATCGCTACACCTGCTGTCCGCCGCCCTTTTTCATCATCCTGGTTACTCTGGTGGAG CTGGGTTTTTTTGTTTACCACTCAGTGGTCACGGGTGAGGCGGCCCCAAGGGGACCCATACCCTCGGACTCCATGTTCATCTACCGTCCGGATAAGCGTCACGAGATCTGGCGCTTCCTCTTCTACATGGTGCTCCATGCCGGGTGGCTCCATCTCGGCTTTAACGTGGCAGTGCAGCTGGTTTTTGGGCTGCCACTGGAGATGGTACATGGTTCCACGAGAATAGCCTGCATCTACTTCTCCGGGGTGCTGGCTGGAAGCCTGGGCACTAGCATCTTCGACCCGGAGGTGTTCCTTGTGGGCGCCAGTGGAGGAGTATACGCATTGCTAGCCGCCCACCTGGCTAATGTGCTGCTCAACTATCACCAGATGCGTTATGGAGTCATCAAGCTGCTTCACATTCTGGTCTTCG TTTCCTTCGACTTTGGCTTTGCCATCTATGCGCGCTACGCTGGCGACGAACTGCAGCTGGGATCCTCGAGTGAATTCCTGGCCATAGATCAGACGGAAACGGCAGGTGCTGTTTCGTATGTGGCCCATTTGGCTGGTGCCATTGCTGGCCTAACCATCGGGCTGCTGGTCCTCAAGAGCTTTGAGCAGAAGCTCCACGAGCAGCTGCTCTGGTGGATCGCCTTGGGAACCTACTTGGCGCTGGTGGTCTTCGCCATCGCCTTCA
- the LOC117140138 gene encoding protein zer-1 homolog isoform X2, with protein sequence MSCKVRLMEDGSLDEEPLTLKEIAYQKLCNNLDIISSHRPDGQRGLNPGIVLPNEICDGFLENYQRFNRPLDDSVIRLFEDTQRTSLKIVNLRNSTLSSIGLETLMRHKLFALSLWYCDMISVGSHHLLAHYGDSLRSLELGISSHLLQYAEPNEKEPVDFQLTCPHLRRLVLNGVVMHHRLQFAHLHDLGHLDLTSCVLANFSLEALGSLPNLHTLILFNVWPIANQLHAICCLRRLCTLDISISSSGNGHGTYDLPDQTLEMLMDNLRHLTHLDISGTNLAGNGVATKESTSTSGSQPSPKMEQHFALTDIPGLASRTQRPLQFLGLYHTAHWACKRHDIPALEVAGDANEQQILTAARYYHDRPVLLTRVLNDLYHLFRFENCKDIHTALDVVLSAMDRHLKFKHMQISGSATLFYIVKGRDRSKFGALLRNHIIRTLLNGMEMHITDDTMLRNGYLTLTQFHMPVDVLFEYERLIKILLHGVSKTEQEGFVQRIAIYLLNTLACQVDGRQKLFLGELGVVSTMFTLIKDRLTRSVFDDVMEVAWSTMWNVTDETAINCKRFLDGRGMEYFLKCLHTFPDRDELLRNMMGLLGNVAEVKWLRPKLMTQEFIEVFARLLDSLSDGIEVSYNAAGVLAHIASDGADAWTIKTPSREHVLERMVAAIQRWNIKSERNINYRSFEPILSLVRCYETPQCQHWAVWALANLTQVYPEKYCKLVEQENGIQILNELIEHESPYCEIKRIARLVIEQCDSGSDRMVVDN encoded by the exons ATGAGCTGCAAGGTGCGGCTGATGGAGGACGGCTCGCTGGACGAGGAGCCGCTGACCCTCAAGGAGATCGCCTACCAGAAGCTGTGCAACAATCTGGACATCATTAGCAGCCACCGGCCAGATGGCCAGCGCGGCCTCAATCCGGGCATCGTGCTGCCCAACGAGATCTGCGACGGCTTCCTCGAGAACTACCAGCGATTCAATCGCCCGCTAGACGACAGCGTCATCCGCCTCTTCGAGGACACACAGCGCACTTCGCTCAAGATCGTCAATCTTCGCAACAGCACCCTGAGCAGTATAG GCTTGGAGACTCTGATGCGCCACAAACTGTTCGCTTTGTCCTTGTGGTACTGCGACATGATATCCGTGGGTTCCCACCACCTTCTGGCCCACTACGGCGACAGTCTGCGATCCCTGGAGCTGGGCATCAGTTCCCATCTGCTGCAGTACGCGGAGCCCAACGAGAAGGAGCCAGTGGACTTCCAGTTGACCTGTCCGCACCTGCGGCGGCTGGTGCTCAATGGTGTGGTGATGCACCACCGCCTGCAGTTCGCCCACCTCCACGACCTGGGCCACCTGGACCTGACCTCCTGCGTGCTGGCCAACTTCAGCCTGGAGGCATTGGGCTCGCTGCCCAATCTGCACACGCTCATCCTGTTCAATGTGTGGCCCATCGCCAACCAGCTGCATGCGATCTGCTGCCTGAGGCGTCTGTGCACACTGGACATATCCATCTCCAGTTCCGGAAACGGCCACGGCACCTACGATCTGCCCGATCAGACGCTGGAGATGCTGATGGACAACTTGCGGCATCTCACACATTTGGATATCTCTGGCACGAATTTGGCCGGCAACGGTGTGGCCACCAAGGAGTCGACAAGTACCAGTGGCTCGCAGCCGAGTCCCAAAATGGAGCAGCACTTTGCCCTCACAGACATCCCGGGGCTAGCGTCCCGCACCCAGCGACCGCTGCAGTTCCTAGGCCTCTATCACACGGCCCACTGGGCCTGCAAAAGACACGATATTCCAGCTTTGGAGGTGGCTGGCGATGCCAACGAGCAGCAAATCCTTACTGCGGCGCGCTATTACCACGACAGACCAGTGCTTCTGACAAGAGTTCTCAACGACTTGTACCATCTCTTCCGCTTCGAGAACTGCAAGGACATACACACAGCACTGGATGTTGTGCTCTCCGCCATGGATCGGCATCTCAAGTTCAAGCACATGCAAATCTCCGGCAG TGCCACGCTGTTCTACATTGTGAAGGGCAGGGATCGATCCAAGTTTGGAGCACTACTGCGCAATCACATCATTCGCACGCTGCTCAATGGTATGGAGATGCACATCACCGACGACACCATGCTGCGGAATGGTTACCTCACGCTCACCCAGTTTCACATGCCAGTCGATGTG CTCTTCGAGTACGAGCGTCTCATCAAGATCCTGCTGCACGGCGTTTCCAAGACGGAGCAAGAGGGATTTGTCCAGCGCATAGCAATCTACCTGTTGAACACACTCGCTTGCCAGGTGGATGGGCGACAGAAGCTCTTCCTGGGCGAGTTGGGCGTAGTTAGT ACCATGTTCACGTTGATAAAGGATCGGCTGACTCGCTCCGTCTTCGACGATGTGATGGAGGTGGCTTGGTCCACCATGTGGAACGTAACCGATGAGACTGCTATTAATTGTAAGAGATTCCTCGATGGACGTGGCATGGAGTATTTCCTTAAGTGTTTACAT ACCTTCCCGGATCGTGACGAGCTGTTGCGCAACATGATGGGCCTGCTGGGCAATGTGGCCGAGGTGAAGTGGCTGCGACCCAAGCTGATGACCCAGGAGTTCATTGAGGTGTTTGCCCGCCTGCTGGACTCCCTGAGCGATGGCATCGAG GTCAGCTACAATGCGGCTGGAGTGCTGGCGCACATTGCCTCGGACGGAGCGGATGCCTGGACGATCAAGACGCCCAGCCGGGAGCACGTGCTGGAGCGCATGGTGGCCGCCATTCAGCGGTGGAACATCAAGAGCGAGCGGAACATCAACTACCGCAGCTTTGAGCCGATCCTCAGCCTGGTGCGCTGCTACGAGACGCCCCAGTGCCAGCATTGGGCTGTCTGGGCCCTGGCCAATCTGACACAG GTTTATCCCGAAAAATACTGCAAGCTGGTGGAGCAGGAGAACGGCATCCAGATCCTCAACGAGCTGATCGAGCACGAGAGTCCCTACTGCGAGATCAAGCGCATCGCCCGCCTGGTCATAGAGCAGTGCGACTCCGGATCGGATCGCATGGTCGTCGACAACTAA
- the LOC117140594 gene encoding protein rhomboid isoform X1: MWPGSERGSSRALEIPTSQQNAGGSSQQETLADIEHISTIAGSLASIGSLSHTQMRYQCTNDAGYDTEHTSLNSDFDEAELRRELLRDKWKLLFDMFDPEGFGEISVEEFLVALKSPEFLSQVPMNKRELLLERAKKAKLPTGPGYVTFQDFVNVMSGKRTRSFKCAVHQRDREVCSENDFQLVLNEPPLFRKMVHAVAMEILPEERDRKYYADRYTCCPPPFFIILVTLVELGFFVYHSVVTGEAAPRGPIPSDSMFIYRPDKRHEIWRFLFYMVLHAGWLHLGFNVAVQLVFGLPLEMVHGSTRIACIYFSGVLAGSLGTSIFDPEVFLVGASGGVYALLAAHLANVLLNYHQMRYGVIKLLHILVFVSFDFGFAIYARYAGDELQLGSSSEFLAIDQTETAGAVSYVAHLAGAIAGLTIGLLVLKSFEQKLHEQLLWWIALGTYLALVVFAIAFNIMNGFAMFNIRVEKIRVTETIFNDFQV; encoded by the exons ATGTGGCCCGGCTCCGAGCGAGGAAGCTCGCGGGCCCTGGAAATCCCAACCAGCCAGCAAAATGCCGGCGGTAGTAGTCAGCAGGAGACTCTGGCCGACATCGAGCACATATCCACCATCGCCGGCTCCCTGGCCTCCATTGGATCTCTCTCGCACACCCAAATGCGCTAC CAATGCACCAATGATGCCGGCTATGATACGGAACACACGTCCCTGAACTCGGACTTCGATGAGGCCGAGCTGCGACGGGAACTACTAAGAGAT AAATGGAAACTGCTCTTTGACATG TTCGATCCCGAGGGTTTTGGCGAAATATCCGTCGAGGAATTCCTGGTGGCCCTCAAGTCGCCGGAGTTCCTGTCCCAAGTGCCTATGAACAAGCgggagctgctgctggagcgGGCCAAGAAGGCGAAGCTGCCCACAGGACCCGGCTACGTGACGTTCCAGGACTTTGTGAATGTG ATGAGCGGCAAGCGGACACGTAGCTTCAAGTGCGCCGTACACCAACGAGATCGTGAAGTCTGCTCCGAAAACGATTTCCAGCTGGTGCTGAACGAACCGCCACTCTTTCGCAAAATGGTGCACGCCGTGGCCATGGAGATCCTGCCCGAGGAGCGGGATCGCAAGTACTACGCCGATCGCTACACCTGCTGTCCGCCGCCCTTTTTCATCATCCTGGTTACTCTGGTGGAG CTGGGTTTTTTTGTTTACCACTCAGTGGTCACGGGTGAGGCGGCCCCAAGGGGACCCATACCCTCGGACTCCATGTTCATCTACCGTCCGGATAAGCGTCACGAGATCTGGCGCTTCCTCTTCTACATGGTGCTCCATGCCGGGTGGCTCCATCTCGGCTTTAACGTGGCAGTGCAGCTGGTTTTTGGGCTGCCACTGGAGATGGTACATGGTTCCACGAGAATAGCCTGCATCTACTTCTCCGGGGTGCTGGCTGGAAGCCTGGGCACTAGCATCTTCGACCCGGAGGTGTTCCTTGTGGGCGCCAGTGGAGGAGTATACGCATTGCTAGCCGCCCACCTGGCTAATGTGCTGCTCAACTATCACCAGATGCGTTATGGAGTCATCAAGCTGCTTCACATTCTGGTCTTCG TTTCCTTCGACTTTGGCTTTGCCATCTATGCGCGCTACGCTGGCGACGAACTGCAGCTGGGATCCTCGAGTGAATTCCTGGCCATAGATCAGACGGAAACGGCAGGTGCTGTTTCGTATGTGGCCCATTTGGCTGGTGCCATTGCTGGCCTAACCATCGGGCTGCTGGTCCTCAAGAGCTTTGAGCAGAAGCTCCACGAGCAGCTGCTCTGGTGGATCGCCTTGGGAACCTACTTGGCGCTGGTGGTCTTCGCCATCGCCTTCA
- the LOC117140138 gene encoding protein zer-1 homolog isoform X1, which produces MSCKVRLMEDGSLDEEPLTLKEIAYQKLCNNLDIISSHRPDGQRGLNPGIVLPNEICDGFLENYQRFNRPLDDSVIRLFEDTQRTSLKIVNLRNSTLSSIGLETLMRHKLFALSLWYCDMISVGSHHLLAHYGDSLRSLELGISSHLLQYAEPNEKEPVDFQLTCPHLRRLVLNGVVMHHRLQFAHLHDLGHLDLTSCVLANFSLEALGSLPNLHTLILFNVWPIANQLHAICCLRRLCTLDISISSSGNGHGTYDLPDQTLEMLMDNLRHLTHLDISGTNLAGNGVATKESTSTSGSQPSPKMEQHFALTDIPGLASRTQRPLQFLGLYHTAHWACKRHDIPALEVAGDANEQQILTAARYYHDRPVLLTRVLNDLYHLFRFENCKDIHTALDVVLSAMDRHLKFKHMQISGSATLFYIVKGRDRSKFGALLRNHIIRTLLNGMEMHITDDTMLRNGYLTLTQFHMPVDVLFEYERLIKILLHGVSKTEQEGFVQRIAIYLLNTLACQVDGRQKLFLGELGVVSTMFTLIKDRLTRSVFDDVMEVAWSTMWNVTDETAINCKRFLDGRGMEYFLKCLHTFPDRDELLRNMMGLLGNVAEVKWLRPKLMTQEFIEVFARLLDSLSDGIEVGGASASVVARVREREMASANHAYLRFQVSYNAAGVLAHIASDGADAWTIKTPSREHVLERMVAAIQRWNIKSERNINYRSFEPILSLVRCYETPQCQHWAVWALANLTQVYPEKYCKLVEQENGIQILNELIEHESPYCEIKRIARLVIEQCDSGSDRMVVDN; this is translated from the exons ATGAGCTGCAAGGTGCGGCTGATGGAGGACGGCTCGCTGGACGAGGAGCCGCTGACCCTCAAGGAGATCGCCTACCAGAAGCTGTGCAACAATCTGGACATCATTAGCAGCCACCGGCCAGATGGCCAGCGCGGCCTCAATCCGGGCATCGTGCTGCCCAACGAGATCTGCGACGGCTTCCTCGAGAACTACCAGCGATTCAATCGCCCGCTAGACGACAGCGTCATCCGCCTCTTCGAGGACACACAGCGCACTTCGCTCAAGATCGTCAATCTTCGCAACAGCACCCTGAGCAGTATAG GCTTGGAGACTCTGATGCGCCACAAACTGTTCGCTTTGTCCTTGTGGTACTGCGACATGATATCCGTGGGTTCCCACCACCTTCTGGCCCACTACGGCGACAGTCTGCGATCCCTGGAGCTGGGCATCAGTTCCCATCTGCTGCAGTACGCGGAGCCCAACGAGAAGGAGCCAGTGGACTTCCAGTTGACCTGTCCGCACCTGCGGCGGCTGGTGCTCAATGGTGTGGTGATGCACCACCGCCTGCAGTTCGCCCACCTCCACGACCTGGGCCACCTGGACCTGACCTCCTGCGTGCTGGCCAACTTCAGCCTGGAGGCATTGGGCTCGCTGCCCAATCTGCACACGCTCATCCTGTTCAATGTGTGGCCCATCGCCAACCAGCTGCATGCGATCTGCTGCCTGAGGCGTCTGTGCACACTGGACATATCCATCTCCAGTTCCGGAAACGGCCACGGCACCTACGATCTGCCCGATCAGACGCTGGAGATGCTGATGGACAACTTGCGGCATCTCACACATTTGGATATCTCTGGCACGAATTTGGCCGGCAACGGTGTGGCCACCAAGGAGTCGACAAGTACCAGTGGCTCGCAGCCGAGTCCCAAAATGGAGCAGCACTTTGCCCTCACAGACATCCCGGGGCTAGCGTCCCGCACCCAGCGACCGCTGCAGTTCCTAGGCCTCTATCACACGGCCCACTGGGCCTGCAAAAGACACGATATTCCAGCTTTGGAGGTGGCTGGCGATGCCAACGAGCAGCAAATCCTTACTGCGGCGCGCTATTACCACGACAGACCAGTGCTTCTGACAAGAGTTCTCAACGACTTGTACCATCTCTTCCGCTTCGAGAACTGCAAGGACATACACACAGCACTGGATGTTGTGCTCTCCGCCATGGATCGGCATCTCAAGTTCAAGCACATGCAAATCTCCGGCAG TGCCACGCTGTTCTACATTGTGAAGGGCAGGGATCGATCCAAGTTTGGAGCACTACTGCGCAATCACATCATTCGCACGCTGCTCAATGGTATGGAGATGCACATCACCGACGACACCATGCTGCGGAATGGTTACCTCACGCTCACCCAGTTTCACATGCCAGTCGATGTG CTCTTCGAGTACGAGCGTCTCATCAAGATCCTGCTGCACGGCGTTTCCAAGACGGAGCAAGAGGGATTTGTCCAGCGCATAGCAATCTACCTGTTGAACACACTCGCTTGCCAGGTGGATGGGCGACAGAAGCTCTTCCTGGGCGAGTTGGGCGTAGTTAGT ACCATGTTCACGTTGATAAAGGATCGGCTGACTCGCTCCGTCTTCGACGATGTGATGGAGGTGGCTTGGTCCACCATGTGGAACGTAACCGATGAGACTGCTATTAATTGTAAGAGATTCCTCGATGGACGTGGCATGGAGTATTTCCTTAAGTGTTTACAT ACCTTCCCGGATCGTGACGAGCTGTTGCGCAACATGATGGGCCTGCTGGGCAATGTGGCCGAGGTGAAGTGGCTGCGACCCAAGCTGATGACCCAGGAGTTCATTGAGGTGTTTGCCCGCCTGCTGGACTCCCTGAGCGATGGCATCGAGGTGGGTGGTGCTAGTGCGAGTGTGGTGGCGAGAGTGCGGGAGAGAGAGATGGCCAGTGCTAACCATGCCTACCTGCGCTTCCAGGTCAGCTACAATGCGGCTGGAGTGCTGGCGCACATTGCCTCGGACGGAGCGGATGCCTGGACGATCAAGACGCCCAGCCGGGAGCACGTGCTGGAGCGCATGGTGGCCGCCATTCAGCGGTGGAACATCAAGAGCGAGCGGAACATCAACTACCGCAGCTTTGAGCCGATCCTCAGCCTGGTGCGCTGCTACGAGACGCCCCAGTGCCAGCATTGGGCTGTCTGGGCCCTGGCCAATCTGACACAG GTTTATCCCGAAAAATACTGCAAGCTGGTGGAGCAGGAGAACGGCATCCAGATCCTCAACGAGCTGATCGAGCACGAGAGTCCCTACTGCGAGATCAAGCGCATCGCCCGCCTGGTCATAGAGCAGTGCGACTCCGGATCGGATCGCATGGTCGTCGACAACTAA